A single region of the Rathayibacter rathayi genome encodes:
- the rfaE2 gene encoding D-glycero-beta-D-manno-heptose 1-phosphate adenylyltransferase has product MHLVVVGDVMLDVDLSGPAERLSPDAPVPVVDMTARSARAGGAGLVARMLARDGHEVTLVTALADDSDPDVAELRAELDGVRVIAGPSGAPTPVKTRVAASGQAVVRIDRGCETPPVPGVSDAMLAALADADAVIVADYGRRLTEDASLRAALDALTVPLVWDPHPRGSQPVAATTLATPNLAEATTFSGATGRGVTRAESAATTLLERWGCDAVAVTMGSSGALLRSRGAGVPVVAPAASVPPTDPCGAGDRFAASAAVALAGGSSASEAVQAAVADAGAYLLAGGVASLAAPADAAPLRGGGVDALRVAEAVRASGGTVVATGGCFDLLHAGHARTLSAARALGDCLVVCLNSDDSVRRLKGATRPIIPEDDRVDLLLALECVDAVLIFGEDTPDEALRRIRPDVWVKGGDYSAESLPETATVAEWGGRVLTVPYHPGRSTTHLAAALARVG; this is encoded by the coding sequence CTGCACCTGGTCGTCGTCGGCGATGTGATGCTCGACGTCGACCTGTCCGGACCTGCCGAACGGCTGAGCCCGGACGCGCCGGTCCCCGTGGTCGACATGACGGCCCGCAGCGCCCGGGCCGGCGGTGCCGGGCTGGTCGCGCGGATGCTCGCCCGCGACGGGCACGAGGTGACGCTGGTGACGGCGCTCGCCGACGACTCCGACCCGGACGTGGCGGAGCTGCGCGCCGAACTCGACGGCGTCCGGGTGATCGCCGGGCCCTCCGGGGCGCCGACGCCGGTGAAGACGCGAGTCGCCGCCTCCGGCCAGGCCGTGGTGCGGATCGACCGCGGCTGCGAGACTCCACCCGTCCCCGGGGTGAGCGATGCGATGCTCGCCGCGCTCGCCGACGCCGACGCCGTGATCGTCGCCGACTACGGCCGCCGCCTCACCGAGGACGCCTCGCTGCGTGCCGCGCTCGACGCGCTCACCGTGCCGCTGGTCTGGGATCCGCACCCGCGCGGCTCACAGCCGGTCGCCGCGACCACCCTTGCAACTCCGAACCTCGCCGAAGCCACCACGTTCTCCGGAGCCACCGGGCGCGGAGTGACGCGCGCCGAGTCGGCCGCGACCACGCTCCTCGAGCGCTGGGGCTGCGACGCGGTCGCCGTGACCATGGGCTCCTCCGGGGCCCTGCTGCGCTCCCGCGGCGCCGGCGTGCCCGTCGTCGCTCCGGCCGCCTCCGTGCCGCCCACCGACCCGTGCGGAGCGGGCGACCGGTTCGCCGCCTCCGCCGCGGTCGCCCTCGCCGGGGGCTCCAGCGCGTCCGAGGCCGTCCAGGCCGCTGTCGCCGACGCCGGCGCCTACCTCCTCGCGGGCGGAGTCGCCTCCCTCGCCGCTCCCGCTGACGCCGCACCGCTTCGCGGCGGCGGGGTCGATGCGCTGCGCGTCGCCGAGGCCGTGCGTGCCTCGGGTGGAACCGTGGTCGCGACCGGCGGCTGCTTCGACCTCCTGCACGCCGGCCACGCCCGCACGCTCTCGGCCGCTCGCGCGCTCGGGGACTGCCTGGTCGTGTGCCTCAATTCGGACGATTCCGTACGCCGCCTCAAGGGTGCCACGCGGCCGATCATCCCCGAGGACGACCGCGTCGACCTCCTCCTCGCGCTGGAGTGCGTCGACGCGGTGCTGATATTCGGCGAGGACACGCCCGACGAGGCGCTGCGCCGTATCCGCCCCGACGTTTGGGTGAAGGGCGGCGACTACTCCGCCGAATCCCTCCCCGAAACGGCGACCGTGGCGGAGTGGGGCGGCCGCGTCCTCACCGTGCCGTACCACCCCGGCCGCTCGACCACCCATCTCGCCGCCGCGCTCGCGCGCGTCGGCTAA
- a CDS encoding D-sedoheptulose-7-phosphate isomerase, producing MTIDTATIDTVLDTPTDAVRRHVDDHVARALDAVAQLQHHSERIAAWGVELADRLHAGARLLAAGNGGSAAEAQHLTAELVGRFDGDRIPFSALSLHAETSSLTAIGNDYGFDHVFARQVTAHARAGDVVVLLSTSGRSANLLHAAEAARAAGARSWALTGEGPNPLTELCDEAIAFEGHGANVQEAQLVLVHALCRAFEHRIRARTAAAS from the coding sequence ATGACCATCGACACCGCGACCATCGACACCGTTCTGGACACCCCGACGGACGCCGTCCGGCGCCACGTCGACGACCACGTCGCGCGCGCGCTCGATGCGGTCGCCCAGCTCCAGCACCACTCCGAGCGGATCGCCGCCTGGGGCGTCGAACTCGCCGACCGCCTGCACGCCGGCGCACGACTGCTCGCCGCGGGCAACGGCGGTTCGGCGGCCGAGGCGCAGCATCTCACCGCGGAGCTGGTCGGTCGCTTCGACGGTGACCGCATCCCCTTCTCCGCGCTCTCGCTGCACGCCGAGACCTCGAGCCTGACCGCGATCGGCAACGACTACGGCTTCGACCACGTCTTCGCACGCCAGGTCACCGCGCACGCCCGCGCGGGAGACGTGGTGGTGCTGCTCTCGACCAGCGGACGCAGTGCGAACCTCCTGCACGCCGCCGAGGCCGCCCGCGCGGCCGGCGCCCGCTCCTGGGCGCTGACCGGCGAGGGACCGAACCCGCTGACCGAGCTCTGCGACGAGGCGATCGCGTTCGAGGGCCACGGCGCCAACGTGCAGGAGGCGCAGCTGGTGCTCGTGCACGCGCTCTGCCGGGCCTTCGAGCACCGAATCCGCGCGCGAACGGCGGCCGCCTCATGA
- a CDS encoding glycosyltransferase, with protein sequence MKQHLSAAPALTIAMVSEHASPLATLGGVDAGGQNVHVAALADALARRGHRVVVYTRRDDPSLPRRVPFASGVEVVHIDAGPPRRVSKDELLPFMGDFAVDLADEWLQERPDLVHSHFWMSGVAALDASERVERATGRRVPVFHTFHALGVVKHRQQGALDTSPEERAWLEPGVGQRADGVIATCSDEAFELKGLGVPTSRISVVPCGVDIDRFSVQGPVAPRGERLRLMTIGRLVPRKGMGIAIEALAHLVAAGHDAELVVVGGSGSGDALTADPEYQRLHGVAESLGVADRVDFVGQLSQTEMPTMLRSADVVVCAPWYEPFGITPLEAMACGVPVVASSVGGLIDTVVEDVTGVHVPPRDPVALAAALGSLLADPERARTYGAAGRERVESRYSWDRVAADTERAYVTTLAGFGDESVLTGATSAPSSPTTRKAAPRR encoded by the coding sequence ATGAAGCAGCACCTCTCCGCCGCACCCGCGCTCACCATCGCGATGGTCTCGGAGCACGCCAGCCCGCTGGCGACCCTCGGCGGCGTCGACGCCGGCGGTCAAAACGTGCACGTCGCCGCGCTCGCCGACGCGCTCGCCCGCCGCGGCCACCGCGTCGTGGTCTACACCCGCCGCGACGACCCCTCCCTCCCTCGGCGCGTGCCCTTCGCCTCGGGCGTCGAGGTGGTGCACATCGACGCCGGGCCACCCCGCCGCGTGTCCAAGGACGAGCTGCTGCCGTTCATGGGCGACTTCGCCGTCGACCTCGCCGACGAGTGGCTGCAGGAGCGACCCGACCTCGTGCACAGCCACTTTTGGATGTCCGGGGTCGCCGCACTCGACGCCTCCGAGCGGGTCGAGCGCGCCACCGGGCGCCGCGTCCCTGTCTTCCACACCTTCCATGCGCTGGGCGTGGTGAAGCACCGCCAGCAGGGCGCGCTTGACACCAGCCCCGAGGAGCGCGCCTGGCTGGAGCCGGGAGTGGGCCAGCGGGCGGACGGCGTCATCGCCACCTGCTCCGACGAGGCCTTCGAGCTCAAGGGTCTCGGCGTGCCGACCTCACGCATCTCGGTGGTGCCCTGCGGAGTCGACATCGACCGGTTCTCGGTGCAGGGCCCGGTCGCTCCCCGCGGCGAGCGCTTGCGGCTGATGACCATCGGCCGCCTGGTGCCACGCAAGGGCATGGGCATCGCGATCGAGGCGCTCGCGCACCTGGTCGCGGCCGGGCACGACGCCGAACTCGTCGTCGTCGGGGGCTCCGGCTCCGGCGACGCCCTGACGGCGGACCCCGAGTACCAGCGGCTGCACGGCGTGGCCGAGAGCCTCGGAGTCGCCGACCGCGTCGACTTCGTCGGCCAGCTCTCGCAGACCGAGATGCCCACGATGCTCCGCTCGGCGGACGTCGTGGTCTGCGCGCCCTGGTACGAGCCGTTCGGCATCACTCCGCTCGAGGCGATGGCGTGCGGAGTGCCGGTCGTCGCCTCCTCCGTGGGCGGGCTGATCGACACCGTGGTCGAGGACGTGACGGGGGTCCATGTGCCCCCGCGCGACCCGGTGGCCCTGGCCGCCGCCCTCGGCTCGCTGCTCGCCGACCCCGAGCGCGCCCGCACCTACGGGGCAGCCGGCCGCGAGCGCGTCGAATCCCGCTACTCCTGGGACCGCGTCGCTGCCGACACCGAGCGCGCCTACGTCACGACTCTCGCCGGCTTCGGCGACGAGTCGGTCCTCACCGGTGCCACGAGCGCACCCTCATCCCCCACCACCCGGAAGGCGGCTCCGCGACGATGA
- a CDS encoding glycosyltransferase family 9 protein, which produces MRRRVVVARLDSAGDVLLCGPAVRAIAADAEVLLLSGPQGAPAAALLPGPSSVRTWRCPWIGDSSRPVDAELVGELRAIVEEFAPDEAVILTSFHQSPLPLALLLRLAGVARITGASVDFAGALLDLRLVPGETLEEDQPEPERALAIAAAAGFALPAGDDGRLRVRREGTLPGALDGVGPYVVVHPGAAVPARAWPAANAARAVELLGDSGLAVVVTGGPGERALTAEVAGTRGIDLGGVTDFAGAAEVLANADVVISGNTGPAHLAAAVGTPVVSLFSPVVPAVRWAPYGVPVALLGDQEAPCAGSRARICPVPGHPCLAGVSAEEAVAAALRLRTTTSPREALA; this is translated from the coding sequence GTGAGGCGCCGCGTGGTCGTCGCCCGCCTGGACAGTGCCGGCGACGTGCTGCTGTGCGGACCCGCGGTGCGGGCGATCGCAGCCGACGCCGAGGTGCTGCTGCTGAGTGGTCCGCAGGGCGCGCCCGCCGCGGCGCTGCTGCCCGGCCCCTCGTCTGTCCGCACCTGGCGGTGCCCGTGGATCGGCGACTCCTCCCGCCCGGTCGATGCGGAGTTGGTCGGCGAGCTGCGCGCGATCGTCGAGGAGTTCGCGCCCGACGAGGCCGTGATCCTCACCTCCTTCCATCAGTCGCCGCTGCCGCTGGCGCTGCTGCTCCGCCTGGCCGGAGTCGCCAGGATCACGGGCGCCTCGGTCGACTTCGCGGGGGCCCTGCTCGATCTGCGCCTGGTCCCGGGCGAGACGCTGGAGGAGGACCAGCCCGAGCCGGAGCGTGCGCTCGCCATCGCGGCGGCGGCCGGCTTCGCGCTGCCCGCGGGCGACGACGGCCGGCTGCGGGTGCGGCGCGAGGGCACCCTGCCCGGCGCGCTCGACGGGGTCGGCCCGTACGTGGTCGTGCATCCGGGAGCCGCCGTTCCCGCCCGCGCCTGGCCCGCTGCAAACGCTGCGCGCGCCGTCGAGCTGCTCGGCGATTCGGGACTCGCCGTCGTCGTCACCGGCGGACCGGGCGAGCGGGCCCTCACGGCCGAGGTCGCCGGCACCCGCGGTATCGACCTCGGCGGAGTCACCGACTTCGCCGGCGCTGCCGAGGTACTCGCCAACGCCGATGTGGTGATCAGCGGCAACACCGGCCCGGCGCACCTCGCCGCCGCGGTCGGCACGCCGGTGGTCAGCCTCTTCTCACCGGTCGTCCCTGCCGTGCGCTGGGCACCCTACGGCGTCCCGGTCGCGCTGCTCGGCGATCAGGAGGCGCCGTGCGCCGGATCCCGCGCGCGGATCTGCCCCGTCCCCGGCCACCCGTGCCTCGCGGGGGTGAGCGCCGAGGAGGCGGTCGCCGCCGCCCTCCGACTCCGAACCACGACATCCCCGAGAGAGGCCCTCGCATGA
- a CDS encoding HAD-IIIA family hydrolase → MNDSSSRSADQRARAPRLRGILFDRDATLVVDVPYTGDPTHVTPMPTALDAVERAREAGLALGVVTNQSGIARGIIDRAQAEAVNERVDELFGGFDVWMLCPHGPDDGCSCRKPAPGMVLGAAESLGLPADSLAVIGDIGADVDAAAAAGALGVLVPTPITRAEEVAAAPLRAATLLEAVELLLAMQPDGDSE, encoded by the coding sequence GTGAACGACTCCTCCTCCCGGAGCGCCGACCAGCGCGCGAGGGCCCCGCGGCTGCGGGGGATCCTCTTCGATCGCGATGCGACGCTCGTGGTCGATGTGCCCTACACCGGCGACCCGACGCACGTCACGCCGATGCCGACGGCCCTCGACGCGGTCGAGCGGGCGCGCGAGGCGGGACTCGCTCTGGGCGTGGTCACCAACCAGTCCGGGATCGCGCGCGGAATCATCGACCGCGCGCAGGCCGAGGCGGTGAACGAGCGGGTCGATGAGCTGTTCGGCGGTTTCGACGTCTGGATGCTCTGCCCGCACGGGCCCGACGACGGCTGCTCCTGCCGCAAGCCCGCGCCCGGCATGGTGCTCGGCGCGGCCGAGTCGCTCGGTCTCCCGGCCGACTCCCTCGCCGTGATCGGCGACATCGGGGCGGACGTCGACGCCGCCGCGGCCGCCGGTGCCCTCGGGGTGCTGGTGCCCACTCCGATCACCCGAGCCGAGGAGGTAGCGGCCGCCCCGCTGCGTGCAGCGACGCTTCTCGAGGCCGTTGAGCTGCTGCTGGCGATGCAGCCGGACGGGGACTCCGAGTGA
- a CDS encoding glycosyltransferase family 9 protein: protein MRALTAPDRTPEILALRALKLGDLLVAVPALKALRRGFPGHRLILATTPWLEPIVDLVEGLDALVPTLHGLDDPLPMAAGRIELGVNLHGNGPESRLRLRETAPARTLEFRVPALDPGAGPGDPRPLWLDGELERARWARLVNSLGLDADPEDVAIAVPEAPAPVSGAAVVHVGAFYGSREWPEERFAAVARSLAAEGHRVVYTGGVNEADRARRVAELAGTGEVLAGVLSLSEFAAIVAAAEKVVTVDTGAAHLASAYGIPSVVIFGPAPPEAWGPPASGPHSVLTDASLRRGDVFSTEPDPALLAVGVDDVLAALASLPTRADAHLRRTSAVSSGAPA from the coding sequence GTGCGCGCTCTCACCGCCCCGGACCGCACTCCGGAGATCCTCGCGCTGCGCGCCCTCAAACTCGGCGACCTGCTCGTCGCGGTGCCGGCGCTGAAGGCGCTGCGCCGCGGCTTCCCCGGGCACCGGCTGATCCTGGCCACAACGCCCTGGCTCGAACCGATCGTCGATCTGGTCGAGGGCCTGGACGCGCTCGTGCCCACCCTCCACGGCCTCGACGATCCACTGCCGATGGCCGCCGGCCGCATCGAACTCGGCGTGAACCTGCACGGCAACGGCCCGGAGTCGCGGCTGCGGCTGCGCGAGACCGCGCCCGCGAGAACCCTCGAGTTCCGCGTCCCCGCGCTCGACCCCGGCGCGGGCCCCGGCGATCCGCGTCCGCTCTGGCTCGACGGCGAACTCGAACGTGCCCGCTGGGCCCGCCTGGTGAACTCCCTCGGCCTCGACGCCGACCCCGAGGACGTCGCGATCGCCGTCCCCGAGGCGCCCGCCCCCGTCTCCGGCGCCGCCGTCGTGCACGTCGGCGCCTTCTACGGGTCGCGGGAGTGGCCCGAGGAGCGCTTCGCCGCGGTCGCCCGCTCCCTCGCCGCCGAGGGACACCGCGTCGTCTACACCGGAGGAGTGAACGAGGCCGACCGCGCCCGCCGCGTCGCCGAGCTGGCCGGCACGGGGGAGGTGCTGGCGGGAGTGCTCTCGCTCAGCGAGTTCGCCGCAATCGTCGCCGCGGCCGAAAAGGTGGTCACGGTCGACACCGGAGCCGCGCACCTCGCCTCGGCCTACGGCATCCCCTCGGTCGTGATCTTCGGACCGGCGCCGCCCGAGGCGTGGGGCCCGCCCGCCTCCGGCCCACACAGTGTGCTGACCGACGCTTCGCTTCGCCGCGGCGACGTCTTCTCGACCGAGCCCGACCCGGCGCTGCTCGCCGTCGGGGTCGATGACGTCCTCGCCGCCCTCGCCTCGCTCCCGACGCGTGCCGACGCCCACCTCAGGCGGACTTCAGCCGTGTCGTCGGGCGCACCGGCGTGA
- a CDS encoding sigma-70 family RNA polymerase sigma factor produces MSTIDTGTGRPSILTDAAREEKDARTLALFQAAVSAEAAEGDRIRERIVLDHLGLAEAMAHRISRGGGTRAPGAHTGGAHAGGAPGGGAYAGGAHAGGAHAGGAHSGGAHAGGAHPGGAHPGGDWADLRQVAYVGLIKAARRFTPERGESFAAFAVPTITGELKRHLRDLGWMIRPPRGVQELHRRSAVVADELAQEFGRHPTDHEIARRLGVDAAEVADARSAGHPLSLDETVGESGAGLGDLLGGEDARLVEIERRHGLAEALSELEEGQRELLRMRFVEERTQQQIADALGTTQMQVSRLQRRILAQLADRLGAPSRHHQPRAARARVATVTPVRPTTRLKSA; encoded by the coding sequence ATGAGCACGATCGACACCGGCACCGGCCGCCCGAGCATCCTCACCGACGCGGCCCGGGAGGAGAAGGACGCCCGCACGCTCGCGCTCTTCCAGGCCGCGGTCAGCGCGGAGGCTGCGGAGGGCGACCGGATCCGTGAACGCATCGTTCTCGACCACCTCGGCCTCGCCGAGGCGATGGCGCACCGGATCTCGCGGGGAGGCGGCACCCGTGCACCAGGCGCCCACACGGGAGGTGCCCACGCAGGGGGCGCCCCAGGAGGAGGCGCCTACGCGGGAGGTGCCCACGCGGGAGGTGCCCACGCGGGAGGTGCCCACTCAGGAGGTGCCCACGCGGGAGGTGCCCACCCCGGAGGTGCCCACCCAGGAGGTGACTGGGCGGATCTGCGCCAGGTCGCCTACGTGGGCCTGATCAAGGCCGCCCGCCGCTTCACTCCGGAGCGCGGCGAGAGCTTCGCCGCCTTCGCCGTCCCCACGATCACCGGCGAGCTCAAGCGCCACCTCCGCGACCTCGGCTGGATGATCCGCCCACCGCGCGGAGTGCAGGAGCTGCACCGCCGCTCGGCGGTCGTCGCCGACGAGCTCGCGCAGGAGTTCGGCCGCCACCCCACCGACCATGAGATCGCACGGCGCCTCGGCGTCGACGCCGCCGAGGTCGCGGACGCGCGCTCGGCCGGACATCCGCTCTCGCTGGACGAGACCGTGGGCGAGAGCGGCGCGGGCCTGGGCGACCTGCTCGGCGGCGAGGACGCGCGCCTTGTCGAGATCGAGCGCCGACATGGGCTCGCCGAGGCTCTGAGCGAACTCGAGGAGGGACAGCGCGAGCTCCTGCGGATGCGTTTCGTCGAGGAGCGCACCCAGCAGCAGATCGCCGACGCGCTGGGGACGACGCAGATGCAGGTCTCGCGCCTGCAGCGCCGGATTCTCGCGCAACTCGCCGACCGGCTCGGTGCCCCCTCGCGCCACCATCAGCCGCGCGCGGCCCGGGCTCGGGTGGCTACGGTCACGCCGGTGCGCCCGACGACACGGCTGAAGTCCGCCTGA
- the gltX gene encoding glutamate--tRNA ligase, with protein sequence MSELTPPLDRASDAHPFTTATGSDVRVRFCPSPTGTPHVGLIRTALFNWAYARHTGGTFVFRIEDTDAARDSEESVEQILDALRWLKLDWDEGVGVGGPHGPYRQSERTGVYLDVIARLTASGHLYESYSTAEEIDARNEAAGRAKQHGYDNHDRDLTEEQRAAFRAEGRAPALRLRVPDADLSFDDLVRGPITFPAGSFSDFVVVRPNGQPLYTLVNPVDDAMMQITHVLRGEDILPSTARQIALYHALIDIGVTSFVPRFGHLPYVMGEGNKKLSKRDPSSNLFHHRDRGFIPEGLVNYLALLGWSLTHDRDVFSIDEMIAAFDVADVNPNPARFDLKKAESINGDHIRLLAVDDFTERTIPYLLAAGVLDGEPTAEQRAVLAAAAPLVQERIGLLGEAPGMLGFLFTTADALSYDEDALKGLPANTGEVLAASVGALELVPESEWLTAAIQEALASALIEGLGLKPRIAYGPLRTAISGRRVSPPLFESMAILGKQESIARLDRLGAHLGASRQA encoded by the coding sequence ATGTCTGAGCTCACCCCGCCCCTGGACCGCGCGAGCGACGCGCACCCGTTCACAACCGCGACCGGGAGCGATGTCCGCGTCCGCTTCTGCCCGTCGCCGACCGGGACCCCGCACGTCGGCCTCATCCGCACCGCCCTGTTCAACTGGGCCTACGCCCGGCACACCGGCGGCACCTTCGTCTTTCGTATCGAGGACACCGACGCCGCGCGCGACAGCGAGGAGAGCGTCGAGCAGATCCTCGACGCCCTGCGCTGGCTGAAGCTCGACTGGGACGAGGGCGTCGGAGTCGGCGGCCCGCACGGCCCGTATCGCCAGTCCGAGCGCACCGGCGTCTACCTCGACGTGATCGCGCGCCTGACGGCGTCCGGCCACCTCTATGAGAGCTACTCCACGGCGGAGGAGATCGACGCGCGCAACGAGGCGGCCGGCCGCGCCAAGCAGCACGGCTACGACAACCACGATCGCGACCTCACCGAGGAGCAGCGCGCCGCCTTCCGCGCCGAGGGTCGCGCCCCGGCGTTGCGCCTGCGCGTCCCGGATGCCGATCTGTCCTTCGACGACCTGGTCCGCGGCCCGATCACCTTCCCCGCGGGCTCCTTCAGCGACTTCGTCGTCGTCCGCCCCAACGGCCAGCCGCTCTACACGCTGGTGAACCCGGTCGACGACGCGATGATGCAGATCACCCATGTGCTCCGCGGCGAGGACATCCTGCCCTCGACCGCCCGCCAGATCGCGCTGTACCACGCGCTGATCGACATCGGAGTGACGAGCTTCGTCCCGCGCTTCGGTCACCTCCCGTACGTGATGGGCGAGGGCAACAAGAAGCTCTCCAAGCGCGATCCGTCCTCGAACCTCTTCCACCACCGCGACCGCGGCTTCATCCCGGAGGGCCTGGTCAACTACCTCGCCCTGCTCGGCTGGTCGCTCACCCACGACCGCGACGTCTTCTCGATCGACGAGATGATCGCCGCCTTCGACGTGGCCGACGTGAACCCCAACCCCGCGCGCTTCGACCTCAAGAAGGCGGAGTCGATCAACGGCGACCACATCCGCCTCCTCGCCGTCGACGACTTCACTGAGCGGACGATCCCGTACCTTCTCGCCGCCGGCGTACTCGACGGCGAGCCGACCGCCGAGCAGCGCGCCGTCCTCGCCGCCGCCGCGCCGCTGGTGCAGGAGCGGATCGGCCTGCTGGGCGAGGCCCCCGGCATGCTCGGCTTCCTCTTCACCACGGCTGACGCGCTCAGCTACGACGAGGACGCGCTCAAGGGCCTCCCCGCGAACACCGGCGAGGTCCTCGCCGCCTCCGTCGGCGCGCTCGAGCTGGTTCCGGAGTCGGAGTGGCTGACCGCCGCGATCCAGGAGGCGCTCGCCTCCGCGCTGATCGAGGGCCTGGGCTTGAAGCCCCGCATCGCCTACGGGCCGCTGCGCACCGCGATCTCGGGTCGCCGCGTCTCGCCGCCGTTGTTCGAGTCGATGGCGATCCTCGGCAAGCAGGAGTCGATCGCCCGCCTGGATCGCCTCGGCGCTCACCTGGGCGCCTCTCGGCAGGCCTGA
- a CDS encoding NAD(P)/FAD-dependent oxidoreductase — MAETLGGHYDVVVIGAGPAGLSTALNLVRARRSVLLLDSNRPRNAATLHSHGFLTRDGISPIELRRLGREEFARYEAAEVHNALVTSVERSGGEFVVGARGVRGSADRSVVATAVVVAAGLLETPPALPSLRAYYGTAVHSCMECDGYEKAGEALALIGETDDLAERAMLLSQWSTDLIVFTNGVGVVSDADESLLASVGIRVDRRPVADLAGERAEMTGVLLADGDIVPRTGAFVRPVWTPVLDYLDAAGPERDADGFLRVDAGGRTSVPGLYAAGEVTPPGPQQLIVAAGSGAQVASALNRDLVRARLGEAAPESEGSVVRGSI, encoded by the coding sequence GTGGCGGAGACCCTCGGCGGCCACTACGACGTCGTCGTGATCGGAGCGGGCCCGGCCGGGCTCTCGACGGCGCTCAACCTCGTCCGCGCGCGCCGCAGCGTCCTGCTGCTCGACAGCAACCGCCCCCGGAACGCCGCCACCCTGCACTCGCACGGCTTCCTCACCCGCGACGGCATCTCGCCGATCGAGCTGCGCCGCCTCGGCCGCGAGGAGTTCGCGCGCTACGAGGCCGCCGAGGTGCACAACGCGCTGGTCACCTCGGTTGAGCGCTCCGGCGGCGAATTCGTCGTCGGCGCCCGCGGCGTGCGCGGCAGCGCCGACCGATCGGTGGTGGCCACCGCCGTCGTGGTCGCCGCCGGGCTGCTCGAGACGCCGCCCGCGCTGCCGAGCCTGCGCGCCTACTACGGCACCGCCGTGCACAGCTGCATGGAGTGCGACGGCTACGAGAAAGCCGGGGAGGCGCTGGCCCTGATCGGCGAGACCGACGACCTCGCCGAGCGCGCGATGCTCCTCTCGCAGTGGTCGACCGACCTGATCGTCTTCACCAACGGAGTCGGAGTCGTCAGCGACGCCGATGAGTCGCTGCTCGCCTCCGTCGGCATCCGCGTCGACCGCCGGCCCGTCGCCGATCTGGCGGGGGAGCGGGCCGAAATGACCGGCGTGCTGCTTGCCGACGGCGACATCGTCCCGCGGACGGGGGCGTTCGTCCGTCCCGTCTGGACCCCGGTGCTCGACTATCTCGACGCCGCCGGCCCCGAGCGCGACGCCGACGGCTTCCTCCGCGTCGACGCGGGCGGCCGCACCTCCGTCCCCGGCCTCTACGCCGCCGGCGAGGTCACCCCGCCCGGCCCGCAGCAGCTGATCGTCGCCGCTGGGTCGGGTGCGCAGGTTGCCTCCGCGCTCAACCGCGACCTCGTACGCGCCCGCCTCGGCGAGGCCGCCCCGGAGTCGGAGGGCAGCGTCGTCCGCGGCTCGATTTGA
- a CDS encoding DNA/RNA helicase domain-containing protein — protein sequence MIGPDLRYDPAEHRIVFDRANYHDKKGRENNPKLGLRYSDEDLLAYVRNIYTVLLTRGIRGTYVYVCDAALRDHLAPYF from the coding sequence ATCATCGGACCGGATCTGCGGTACGACCCGGCTGAGCACCGGATCGTCTTCGACCGCGCGAACTACCACGACAAGAAGGGTCGCGAGAACAATCCGAAGCTCGGGCTCCGCTACAGCGACGAGGATCTGCTCGCGTATGTCCGCAACATCTACACGGTGCTGCTGACGCGCGGGATCAGGGGGACGTACGTGTACGTGTGCGATGCCGCGCTACGCGACCATCTCGCGCCTTACTTCTGA
- a CDS encoding DNA/RNA helicase domain-containing protein: MREQEHGLSRLVAGYAWKWISKKDKDAFDIRIDGVALRWNSTQRDWINSPGAIDEVGSIHTVQGYDLTYAGGHHRTGSAVRPG, encoded by the coding sequence TTGCGCGAGCAGGAGCACGGGCTGTCTCGGCTCGTGGCCGGCTACGCCTGGAAGTGGATCAGCAAGAAGGACAAGGACGCCTTCGACATCCGCATCGACGGCGTGGCGCTGCGCTGGAACAGCACCCAGCGCGACTGGATTAACTCCCCCGGCGCGATCGACGAGGTCGGCTCGATCCACACCGTCCAGGGCTACGACCTCACCTACGCCGGGGGTCATCATCGGACCGGATCTGCGGTACGACCCGGCTGA